Proteins from a single region of Apium graveolens cultivar Ventura chromosome 7, ASM990537v1, whole genome shotgun sequence:
- the LOC141671799 gene encoding 26S proteasome non-ATPase regulatory subunit 12 homolog A-like yields the protein MDSNGDLDAKIEALLSSEKQTRLKEDVAGTKKAATEILQLCFDAKAWKTLNDQIVLLSKRRGQPKQVVTAIVQQAMQYIDQTPDVETKSELIKTLNSVSAGKIYVELERARLIKILAKIKEEQGNISEAADLMQEVAVETFGAMAKTEKIAFILEQVRLCLDRQDYVRAQILSRKISPRVFDADTSKEKKKAKEGDSVVEEAPADIPSLPELKRIYYELMIRYYSHSNDYLEICRCYKSIYEIPTVKENSAMWIPVLRKICWYLVLAPHDPMQSSLLNSTLEDKNLSEIPHFRLLLKQLITMEVIQWTALWNLFKDEFENEKNMLGGSLGDKAAENFRERVIEHNILVVSKYYSRITLKRLAELLCLSLQEAEKHLADMVVSKALVAKVDRPMGVVSFQAAKDSNDILNSWAMNLEKLLDLVEKSCHQIHKETMVHKAALKV from the exons ATG GACTCTAACGGCGATTTGGACGCGAAAATCGAGGCGTTGTTGAGCTCAGAGAAGCAGACGAGACTTAAAGAAGATGTGGCCGGGACGAAGAAGGCGGCTACGGAGATTTTGCAGCTGTGTTTCGATGCGAAGGCTTGGAAGACTCTGAATGATCAGATTGTTTTGTTGTCGAAGCGTCGCGGTCAGCCGAAACAG GTTGTAACTGCGATTGTCCAGCAAGCAATGCAGTACATAGATCAAACACCAGATGTTGAAACTAAATCTGAGCTGATAAAAACACTTAATAGTGTATCTGCAGGCAAG ATTTATGTTGAATTAGAGCGGGCAAGGCTGATAAAGATACTAGCAAAAATCAAGGAAGAACAAGGAAACATTTCTGAAGCTGCGGATTTGATGCAAGAAGTTGCG GTGGAAACATTTGGTGCAATGGCAAAGACTGAAAAAATTGCTTTCATTCTTGAACAA GTGCGGCTATGTTTAGATCGCCAGGATTACGTCCGTGCACAAATACTCTCAAGAAAAATCAGTCCGAGGGTATTTGATGCAGACActtcaaaggaaaagaaaaaagcTAAAGAAGGTGACAGTGTTGTTGAAGAGGCTCCTGCTGACATACCATCACTCCCGGAGTTAAAGCGGATCTACTATGAACTAATGATAAG GTACTATTCTCACAGCAATGATTACCTCGAAATATGCCGTTGTTACAAGTCAATTTATGAAATTCCAACTGTCAAGGAAAACTCTGCTATGTGGATACCG GTGCTGAGAAAAATATGCTGGTACTTGGTTTTGGCACCACATGATCCAATGCAGTCAAGCCTTCTGAACTCTACCCTGGAGGACAAAAATCTTTCAGAAATTCCTCACTTTAG ACTACTCCTAAAACAGTTAATCACTATGGAGGTAATTCAGTGGACAGCACTCTGGAATTTGTTCAAGGATGAGTTTGAGAATGAAAAAAATATGCTTGGTGGCTCTTTGGGTGACAAAGCTGCTGAAAATTTCAGGGAGAGAGTAATAGAACAT AATATTCTAGTTGTATCAAAGTATTACTCACGGATCACCTTGAAGAGGCTCGCTGAGCTACTTTGTCTTAGTCTTCAG GAAGCTGAAAAACATCTCGCAGACATGGTTGTTTCCAAAGCGCTTGTGGCAAAGGTTGATAGGCCAATGGGTGTGGTCTCCTTCCAGGCTGCAAAAGATAGTAATGACATCTTAAATTCGTGGGCCATGAACCTGGAGAAGCTGCTCGACCTTGTCGAGAAAAGTTGTCACCAGATCCACAAGGAGACAATGGTGCACAAAGCTGCCTTGAAGGTTTAA